A single region of the Candidatus Deferrimicrobiaceae bacterium genome encodes:
- a CDS encoding tetratricopeptide repeat protein translates to MTEIGDARRTQDPIETCRAAVALRPDAPEAHYNLGLAYGRAKRYADAAAAFRKAVALNPRYAEAWNNLGAVCGRLSAHDEAVDAYRRAVALKPDFALAHNNLGVAFEKVGRFAESIESFRSALALKPDLLEAHFNLGEACAKQGRYAEAVDAFLKVVQLHPEDAEALFHLGENFYRMTRFAEAVESFRKAIRLRPDIQDIHFLLGMALGRIGRHQEAIHAFSEAIRRAPGNAEAHNSLGAAYAKVGRHEEAAEAYRQAIVHHPDYPEAWFNLGVADAELSNPQGSMEAFRRAVELSPVDPEAHYNLGTACAELARYPEASKAFQQSIALRPAYAEAHYNLGVTWSRLGHHQGAVDAYREAIRLQPGYARAHYNLGVALSALGRHDEAVQAYRQAVLARPDYTEANYNLGVALAAGEHYGEAAMAFETAAAGAPGDAKNHYNLGLCLYRLGRFREALDAFQRAVALRPDYAEAWNNLGAACTELDRRQEAYEAYRKAAALDPEDVETHFNFGLYHVIAGDRGSALFERDFLEKRAPGLSRRLARLIVHFKPGHPPGAAVHDGSVAYDESGAQR, encoded by the coding sequence ATGACGGAAATCGGCGACGCTCGCCGGACGCAGGACCCCATCGAGACGTGCCGCGCCGCCGTGGCGCTCCGACCCGACGCGCCCGAGGCGCACTACAACCTCGGCCTGGCGTACGGTCGGGCGAAGCGGTACGCCGATGCGGCCGCCGCGTTCCGCAAGGCGGTCGCGCTCAACCCGCGCTACGCCGAGGCATGGAACAACCTCGGCGCGGTTTGCGGTCGCCTGTCGGCCCACGACGAGGCGGTCGACGCCTACCGCCGGGCCGTCGCCCTCAAGCCCGATTTCGCGCTGGCCCACAACAACTTGGGCGTCGCCTTCGAAAAGGTCGGCCGCTTCGCCGAGTCGATCGAATCGTTCCGCAGCGCCCTCGCCCTCAAGCCCGACCTGCTCGAAGCCCATTTCAACCTGGGCGAGGCGTGCGCGAAGCAGGGGCGTTACGCCGAGGCGGTCGATGCGTTCCTCAAGGTGGTCCAGCTCCACCCCGAGGATGCCGAGGCGCTGTTCCACCTGGGCGAAAACTTCTACCGGATGACCCGTTTCGCCGAGGCCGTCGAGTCGTTCCGCAAGGCGATCCGGCTACGACCGGATATCCAGGACATCCACTTCCTGCTCGGCATGGCCCTTGGCCGGATCGGACGGCACCAGGAGGCGATCCACGCCTTCAGCGAGGCGATCCGCCGCGCGCCCGGCAACGCCGAGGCGCACAACTCGCTGGGCGCCGCCTACGCCAAGGTCGGGCGGCACGAGGAAGCCGCCGAGGCCTACCGCCAGGCCATCGTCCACCACCCCGATTACCCCGAGGCCTGGTTCAACCTGGGCGTCGCCGACGCCGAGCTGTCGAACCCGCAGGGGTCGATGGAGGCGTTCCGGCGCGCGGTCGAGCTCTCCCCCGTCGATCCCGAAGCGCACTACAACCTGGGGACCGCCTGCGCCGAGCTTGCGCGCTACCCCGAGGCGTCGAAGGCATTCCAGCAGTCGATCGCGTTGCGGCCCGCCTATGCCGAGGCGCACTACAACCTGGGCGTGACCTGGTCGCGGCTGGGGCACCACCAGGGGGCGGTCGACGCCTACCGGGAGGCGATCCGCCTGCAGCCGGGCTATGCCCGCGCCCATTACAATCTGGGCGTCGCGCTATCGGCGCTGGGACGCCACGACGAAGCCGTGCAGGCCTATCGCCAGGCGGTGCTGGCGCGGCCCGACTACACCGAGGCGAACTACAACCTCGGCGTCGCCCTCGCCGCGGGCGAACATTACGGCGAGGCGGCGATGGCGTTCGAGACGGCGGCCGCAGGCGCTCCCGGCGATGCGAAGAACCACTACAACCTGGGGCTGTGCCTCTACCGGCTGGGCCGCTTCCGGGAGGCGTTAGACGCCTTCCAGCGCGCGGTCGCGCTGCGGCCCGACTATGCCGAGGCGTGGAACAACCTCGGCGCGGCCTGCACCGAGCTCGATCGCCGGCAGGAGGCATACGAGGCGTACCGGAAGGCGGCTGCGCTCGATCCGGAAGATGTCGAGACGCATTTCAACTTCGGCCTCTACCACGTCATCGCAGGCGACCGCGGCTCCGCCCTTTTCGAACGCGACTTCCTCGAAAAGCGCGCCCCCGGCCTGTCGCGCCGGCTGGCACGGCTGATCGTCCACTTCAAGCCGGGGCACCCGCCGGGCGCGGCGGTGCACGACGGCTCCGTCGCCTACGACGAATCCGGCGCCCAGCGCTAG
- a CDS encoding FeoA family protein: MLRESIVGEPRPLTELLPGERGTVADLHAEKGDGTLPKLLALGILPGCRVEMVQRFPSYLFRIGHTQVAVDGRIARAIRVRQSS; the protein is encoded by the coding sequence ATGCTGCGTGAATCGATCGTCGGGGAACCCAGGCCGCTGACCGAGCTTTTGCCCGGAGAGCGGGGAACAGTCGCGGATCTTCACGCGGAGAAAGGGGACGGAACGCTTCCCAAGCTGCTGGCGCTCGGCATCCTGCCCGGATGCCGGGTCGAAATGGTCCAGCGCTTCCCGTCGTACCTGTTCCGGATCGGCCACACGCAGGTGGCGGTCGATGGCCGGATCGCGCGCGCCATCCGGGTCCGGCAAAGTTCATGA
- the feoB gene encoding ferrous iron transport protein B encodes MSRSSTNAACCRQLPEAPAEGLPKLVLVGCPNVGKSALFNRLTGAYVAVSNYPGTTVEVSRGKARWGEREFEVIDTPGMYSLRSLTDEERVARSILLRETADTVLHVIDAKNLPRMLPMTLQLIEAALPLVLVLNMADEMSRTGVSIDVPALSESLGVPVVVTSTVTGEGLDALRETILLNRQGEGAATIAYPSDIERAAAAIGLMVGDSLAMGRRAAALLLLQGDLELNGMLADDPDTDGEAIERIARPVREKAQLGLDYVLAVARQEKTDQLCGRVYRSKKENGLRFGERLSHWMMHPLYGIPILLASLYALYEFVGVFGAQTSVDFLEHTIFEQRINPYVIKAAAAIIPWAVLRDLFVGEYGVVTLGVRYAVALILPIVATFFIAFSVIEDTGYLPRLAMLIDRLFKTIGLSGRAVIPMVLGFGCDTMATMVTRTLETKRERLLATLLLSLAIPCSAQLGVIFALLAGSPKSLLVWGVVMALNFLLVGYLAAKVLPGAAPLFYMEVPPLRLPRWRNVLTKTYTRVEWYFREILPMFLWASVVIWLGRLTGLFDRAVAALKPAVSFVGLPVETAVSFLFGFFRRDYGAAGLYDLKQSGVLHGIPLVVAVVAMTLFLPCIAQFTITVKERGWKTAVGMAAFIFPYAFLVSFLVGKALPALGVTL; translated from the coding sequence GCTGGGGCGAACGCGAGTTCGAGGTGATCGACACGCCGGGCATGTATTCGCTCCGGTCGCTGACCGATGAAGAGCGCGTCGCCCGTTCCATCCTCCTGCGGGAAACGGCGGATACCGTCCTTCATGTCATCGATGCGAAAAACCTGCCTCGCATGCTCCCGATGACGTTGCAGCTGATCGAGGCGGCGCTCCCCCTCGTGCTGGTGCTCAACATGGCCGACGAGATGTCGCGGACGGGCGTCTCGATCGACGTCCCCGCCCTGTCGGAATCGCTGGGCGTCCCGGTCGTGGTCACCTCGACGGTGACGGGGGAAGGGCTGGACGCGCTTCGGGAAACGATCCTGCTGAACCGGCAAGGTGAAGGCGCTGCAACGATCGCCTATCCGTCCGACATCGAGCGGGCCGCGGCGGCGATCGGCCTGATGGTCGGCGATTCGCTCGCGATGGGGCGGAGGGCTGCGGCGCTTCTGCTGCTGCAGGGGGACCTCGAGTTGAACGGGATGCTGGCGGACGATCCGGACACGGACGGGGAAGCGATCGAACGGATCGCGCGCCCTGTCCGGGAGAAGGCGCAACTTGGGCTCGATTACGTCCTGGCGGTCGCCCGGCAGGAGAAGACGGATCAGCTCTGCGGACGGGTGTACCGCTCGAAGAAGGAAAACGGGCTTCGTTTCGGCGAACGGCTGAGCCATTGGATGATGCACCCGCTGTACGGCATCCCGATCCTGCTGGCGTCGCTCTACGCGCTCTACGAATTCGTGGGGGTGTTCGGCGCGCAGACGTCGGTCGATTTCCTCGAGCATACGATCTTCGAGCAGCGGATCAACCCGTACGTCATCAAGGCCGCGGCCGCCATCATCCCATGGGCCGTGCTCCGGGACCTTTTCGTCGGGGAGTACGGCGTCGTGACGCTCGGGGTCCGCTACGCAGTGGCGCTCATCCTGCCGATCGTCGCGACCTTTTTCATCGCCTTTTCGGTGATCGAGGACACGGGGTACCTGCCCCGCCTCGCGATGCTGATCGACCGGCTCTTCAAGACGATCGGCCTCTCGGGACGCGCCGTGATCCCGATGGTGCTCGGCTTCGGATGCGACACGATGGCGACGATGGTGACGCGGACGCTGGAGACGAAGCGGGAGCGGCTGCTGGCGACGCTGCTTCTGTCGCTGGCCATCCCCTGCTCGGCGCAGCTCGGCGTGATCTTCGCGCTGCTGGCCGGCAGCCCGAAGTCGCTCCTCGTCTGGGGCGTCGTGATGGCGCTCAATTTCCTGCTGGTCGGATATCTCGCGGCGAAAGTGCTGCCCGGGGCCGCGCCGCTGTTCTACATGGAGGTGCCGCCCCTTCGCCTGCCCCGCTGGCGCAACGTCCTCACCAAGACCTACACGCGCGTCGAGTGGTACTTCCGGGAAATCCTGCCGATGTTCCTCTGGGCGAGCGTCGTCATCTGGCTCGGGCGGCTCACGGGGCTGTTCGACCGGGCGGTCGCGGCGCTCAAGCCCGCCGTGTCCTTCGTCGGCCTACCCGTCGAGACGGCCGTCTCCTTCCTGTTCGGCTTCTTCCGGCGCGACTACGGGGCGGCCGGCCTCTACGACCTCAAGCAGAGCGGCGTGCTGCACGGCATTCCGCTGGTCGTCGCGGTCGTCGCGATGACGCTGTTTCTCCCCTGCATCGCGCAGTTCACCATCACGGTCAAGGAACGCGGATGGAAGACCGCGGTCGGCATGGCCGCCTTCATCTTCCCCTATGCCTTCCTGGTGTCCTTCCTCGTTGGCAAGGCGCTGCCGGCACTGGGGGTGACGCTGTGA